From one Eucalyptus grandis isolate ANBG69807.140 chromosome 9, ASM1654582v1, whole genome shotgun sequence genomic stretch:
- the LOC104419299 gene encoding senescence-associated carboxylesterase 101 isoform X2: protein MDSVRAAKPLFSDGLNLANLVVSSDILCDSWAAISAQIDGNHQSQSPSSSETVKIQEFEHPEYKIIAFVTPLVAASHLQEEADLVPSSSLEASEFQFLCSQDSQSFAINKAAISLFNALRDSKLSPLKAQLLMQVAKSSKSIPHIITGGCLGGSIASLFTLWLLRTLDSATKNRPLCITFGSTLIGDDGFQQAISQYSTWNSCFLHVAHMDDCFPRLFLLSTAEQSLYRPFGTFLLCSDLGGACFEAPDTIIELLTLMSRERNGGTADSQIFNYKSVIESLEQRLICKNHSAFSVLDADSFQAGINVQVAAIGLMQIQNMDSDALWRKIVMPEKDILERKNQALDPAKALNKMKVYLAYFEWYKNKCEDDGQGPGYYDSFKNKMFKRDHEVVKFKTELEMYWKAVVEEAEKRPQFPGAPLRSRWLFAGTNYRRMVEPLHIAEYCKLGNRSYISKGRSKHFKLLEQWLDEHQKQPRNSVPNNSKIKKITSSLTEDSCFWAHAEEARITCRLLNSGGSNSAEIKNLVDFEKYVMGLLKSCAVTSDIFLESSSYMQWWREYEDMLSKRLMGTSHNSELTRYMKDGEYHCYK, encoded by the exons ATGGATTCTGTTCGAGCTGCTAAACCTCT ATTTAGCGACGGACTCAATTTGGCGAACTTGGTCGTGTCCTCCGATATTCTTTGCGATTCATGGGCTGCAATCTCTGCCCAGATTGACGGCAATCACCAAAGCCAAAGCCCATCATCTTCGGAAACCGTGAAGATCCAAGAATTCGAACACCCGGAATACAAAATCATTGCTTTCGTGACCCCATTAGTTGCTGCAAGTCATCTCCAAGAAGAGGCCGATTTGGTCCCTTCGTCTTCATTAGAGGCTTCTGAGTTTCAGTTTCTCTGCTCCCAGGACAGCCAGTCTTTTGCCATTAACAAAGCTGCGATTTCTCTGTTCAACGCTCTCCGGGATAGTAAGCTCTCCCCCCTGAAAGCTCAG CTTTTGATGCAGGTCGCAAAGTCGTCTAAGTCTATTCCGCACATTATAACTGGAGGTTGTTTGGGCGGATCCATTGCCTCTCTTTTCACGCTATGGCTCCTCCGCACACTCGATTCAGCCACCAAAAACCGTCCACTTTGCATCACATTCGGTTCAACCCTCATTGGGGACGATGGCTTCCAACAAGCCATATCTCAATATTCAACATGGAATTCTTGCTTCTTGCATGTGGCTCATATGGATGACTGTTTCCCCAGACTCTTTCTGCTGTCGACTGCAGAGCAGAGTCTATACAGGCCTTTTGGAACATTTCTTTTGTGTTCTGATTTGGGTGGTGCATGTTTTGAAGCCCCTGATACCATTATTGAGTTGCTCACCCTGATGAGCCGGGAAAGGAATGGTGGCACTGCAGattcccaaattttcaattataagaGCGTCATTGAATCTCTTGAACAGCGATTGATTTGCAAGAACCATTCTGCATTTAGCGTGCTTGATGCTGATTCATTTCAAGCTGGGATAAATGTGCAAGTTGCAGCAATTGGCCTTATGCAAATTCAG AATATGGATAGTGATGCTCTGTGGAGGAAGATAGTGATGCCTGAAAAAGACATCCTAGAACGAAAGAATCAAGCATTGGATCCTGCTAAGGCgttgaacaaaatgaaagtataCCTAGCTTATTTTGAATGGTATAAGAACAAATGTGAAGATGATGGCCAGGGTCCTGGTTACTATGACAGCTTCAAGAACAAAATGTTTAAGCGTGACCATGAAGTCGTTAAGTTCAAAACAGAGCTTGAGATGTACTGGAAAGCTGTGGTGGAAGAGGCCGAGAAGAGGCCTCAGTTTCCAGGAGCACCGCTGCGGAGCCGCTGGCTTTTTGCAGGGACGAATTACCGGAGGATGGTTGAGCCGCTCCACATAGCCGAGTACTGTAAATTGGGTAACAGAAGTTACATATCCAAGGGGAGATCAAAGCACTTCAAGCTATTGGAACAGTGGCTGGACGAACATCAGAAACAGCCCCGGAATAGTGTTCCTAACAATTCGAAAATTAAGAAGATCACGTCCAGCCTCACAGAGGATTCATGTTTCTGGGCCCATGCGGAGGAGGCACGGATAACATGCAGGTTGCTGAACAGCGGAGGATCGAACAGTGCAGAAATAAAGAACTTAGTCGACTTCGAGAAGTATGTCATGGGTTTGCTCAAGAGCTGTGCAGTTACTTCCgatattttcttggaaagcAGCAGTTACATGCAATGGTGGAGGGAGTATGAGGACATGTTGAGCAAGCGATTGATGGGAACTTCTCACAACTCGGAACTCACTCGTTACATGAAGGACGGAGAATATCACTGTTATAAATGA
- the LOC104419299 gene encoding senescence-associated carboxylesterase 101 isoform X3: protein MDSVRAAKPLFSDGLNLANLVVSSDILCDSWAAISAQIDGNHQSQSPSSSETVKIQEFEHPEYKIIAFVTPLVAASHLQEEADLVPSSSLEASEFQFLCSQDSQSFAINKAAISLFNALRDSKLSPLKAQVAKSSKSIPHIITGGCLGGSIASLFTLWLLRTLDSATKNRPLCITFGSTLIGDDGFQQAISQYSTWNSCFLHVAHMDDCFPRLFLLSTAEQSLYRPFGTFLLCSDLGGACFEAPDTIIELLTLMSRERNGGTADSQIFNYKSVIESLEQRLICKNHSAFSVLDADSFQAGINVQVAAIGLMQIQLQNMDSDALWRKIVMPEKDILERKNQALDPAKALNKMKVYLAYFEWYKNKCEDDGQGPGYYDSFKNKMFKRDHEVVKFKTELEMYWKAVVEEAEKRPQFPGAPLRSRWLFAGTNYRRMVEPLHIAEYCKLGNRSYISKGRSKHFKLLEQWLDEHQKQPRNSVPNNSKIKKITSSLTEDSCFWAHAEEARITCRLLNSGGSNSAEIKNLVDFEKYVMGLLKSCAVTSDIFLESSSYMQWWREYEDMLSKRLMGTSHNSELTRYMKDGEYHCYK, encoded by the exons ATGGATTCTGTTCGAGCTGCTAAACCTCT ATTTAGCGACGGACTCAATTTGGCGAACTTGGTCGTGTCCTCCGATATTCTTTGCGATTCATGGGCTGCAATCTCTGCCCAGATTGACGGCAATCACCAAAGCCAAAGCCCATCATCTTCGGAAACCGTGAAGATCCAAGAATTCGAACACCCGGAATACAAAATCATTGCTTTCGTGACCCCATTAGTTGCTGCAAGTCATCTCCAAGAAGAGGCCGATTTGGTCCCTTCGTCTTCATTAGAGGCTTCTGAGTTTCAGTTTCTCTGCTCCCAGGACAGCCAGTCTTTTGCCATTAACAAAGCTGCGATTTCTCTGTTCAACGCTCTCCGGGATAGTAAGCTCTCCCCCCTGAAAGCTCAG GTCGCAAAGTCGTCTAAGTCTATTCCGCACATTATAACTGGAGGTTGTTTGGGCGGATCCATTGCCTCTCTTTTCACGCTATGGCTCCTCCGCACACTCGATTCAGCCACCAAAAACCGTCCACTTTGCATCACATTCGGTTCAACCCTCATTGGGGACGATGGCTTCCAACAAGCCATATCTCAATATTCAACATGGAATTCTTGCTTCTTGCATGTGGCTCATATGGATGACTGTTTCCCCAGACTCTTTCTGCTGTCGACTGCAGAGCAGAGTCTATACAGGCCTTTTGGAACATTTCTTTTGTGTTCTGATTTGGGTGGTGCATGTTTTGAAGCCCCTGATACCATTATTGAGTTGCTCACCCTGATGAGCCGGGAAAGGAATGGTGGCACTGCAGattcccaaattttcaattataagaGCGTCATTGAATCTCTTGAACAGCGATTGATTTGCAAGAACCATTCTGCATTTAGCGTGCTTGATGCTGATTCATTTCAAGCTGGGATAAATGTGCAAGTTGCAGCAATTGGCCTTATGCAAATTCAG CTGCAGAATATGGATAGTGATGCTCTGTGGAGGAAGATAGTGATGCCTGAAAAAGACATCCTAGAACGAAAGAATCAAGCATTGGATCCTGCTAAGGCgttgaacaaaatgaaagtataCCTAGCTTATTTTGAATGGTATAAGAACAAATGTGAAGATGATGGCCAGGGTCCTGGTTACTATGACAGCTTCAAGAACAAAATGTTTAAGCGTGACCATGAAGTCGTTAAGTTCAAAACAGAGCTTGAGATGTACTGGAAAGCTGTGGTGGAAGAGGCCGAGAAGAGGCCTCAGTTTCCAGGAGCACCGCTGCGGAGCCGCTGGCTTTTTGCAGGGACGAATTACCGGAGGATGGTTGAGCCGCTCCACATAGCCGAGTACTGTAAATTGGGTAACAGAAGTTACATATCCAAGGGGAGATCAAAGCACTTCAAGCTATTGGAACAGTGGCTGGACGAACATCAGAAACAGCCCCGGAATAGTGTTCCTAACAATTCGAAAATTAAGAAGATCACGTCCAGCCTCACAGAGGATTCATGTTTCTGGGCCCATGCGGAGGAGGCACGGATAACATGCAGGTTGCTGAACAGCGGAGGATCGAACAGTGCAGAAATAAAGAACTTAGTCGACTTCGAGAAGTATGTCATGGGTTTGCTCAAGAGCTGTGCAGTTACTTCCgatattttcttggaaagcAGCAGTTACATGCAATGGTGGAGGGAGTATGAGGACATGTTGAGCAAGCGATTGATGGGAACTTCTCACAACTCGGAACTCACTCGTTACATGAAGGACGGAGAATATCACTGTTATAAATGA
- the LOC104420652 gene encoding senescence-associated carboxylesterase 101-like codes for MEQNLYKPFGTFLVCSESGSACFEAPKSIIELLAPRSPDSAQIVNYESIIKCLEQQLICKSHFEFSVLVTDLFEAGITAQVAAVGLLQIQPQNMDVDALLRDIVKSEKDVLEQKNKAFDPAKDLNDMKVCLANLEWYKKKCENDGQGCGYYDSFKNKMARRDYGAVKFVRKLTNYWEQVVENAEKRPQREGEPLRNCWLFGGTNYRRLVEPLHIAEYYKWGKRGYMSQGISKHFKLLKDWLDKHPKQTAKSVSNDSKMKKIMLSVTEDSRFWPHVEEAQISCRLLNSGGSNSTEIEKLVWFEGYVMNLLKNYAVSTDIFLDSSSYMQWWREYEDILAKQMMGASHNSQLVDFMKNGDSYRL; via the exons ATGGAGCAGAACCTATACAAGCCTTTTGGAACATTTCTTGTGTGTTCCGAATCGGGTAGTGCATGTTTCGAAGCCCCTAAATCCATAATTGAGTTGCTAGCCCCCAGGAGCCCAGATAGTGCCCAAATTGTCAATTATGAGAGCATCATTAAATGTCTTGAACAACAATTGATTTGCAAGAGCCATTTTGAATTTAGTGTGCTTGTTACTGATTTATTTGAAGCTGGGATAACTGCACAAGTTGCAGCAGTTGGCCTTCTGCAAATTCAG CCGCAGAATATGGATGTAGATGCTCTGTTGAGGGATATAGTCAAGTCTGAAAAAGATGtcctagaacaaaagaataaagcaTTTGATCCAGCAAAGGATTTGAATGACATGAAAGTGTGCCTGGCTAATTTGGAATGGTACAAGAAGAAATGCGAAAACGATGGCCAGGGTTGTGGTTATTACGACAGCTTCAAAAACAAAATGGCTAGGCGTGACTATGGAGCCGTTAAGTTTGTGAGAAAGCTCACTAATTACTGGGAACAAGTGGTGGAAAATGCGGAGAAGAGGCctcagagagagggagaaccgCTGCGGAATTGCTGGCTTTTTGGAGGAACAAACTATCGGAGGTTGGTTGAACCGCTCCACATAGCTGAGTACTATAAATGGGGCAAAAGAGGTTACATGTCTCAAGGGATATCCAAGCACTTCAAGCTATTGAAAGACTGGTTGGACAAACATCCGAAGCAGACAGCAAAGAGTGTCTCTAACGAttcgaagatgaagaagatCATGTTGAGCGTCACGGAGGATTCACGCTTCTGGCCACATGTGGAGGAGGCACAAATATCGTGTAGGTTGTTGAACAGCGGAGGATCGAACAgcacagaaatagaaaaattggtctGGTTCGAGGGGTATGTCATGAATTTGCTCAAGAACTACGCTGTTTCTACTGATATTTTCTTGGATAGCAGCAGCTACATGCAATGGTGGAGGGAGTATGAGGATATATTGGCGAAGCAAATGATGGGAGCTTCTCACAACTCGCAACTcgttgatttcatgaaaaatggcGACTCGTACCGTTTATAA
- the LOC120288508 gene encoding agamous-like MADS-box protein AGL23: MTKEGANARQATFLKRRPGLLKKASELYAFCSVEMAINVLSPRGESFYFGHPSVDVAVNMHEHPKMAHIDATRQAQTDREQFLEKLNKQYANPLRFENLNFSEFMVVDEWLEDVKKAVDKRRMDLVAPEVSSSTPCPRVIDASIRSKTDDRCDNPRKAEAGNA, from the exons ATGACGAAGGAGGGTGCAAATGCTCGACAAGCTACCTTCTTAAAACGTCGACCGGGGCTATTGAAGAAGGCGAGTGAATTATATGCTTTTTGTTCTGTTGAGATGGCCATCAACGTTCTCTCTCCTAGAGGCGAGTCTTTCTATTTTGGCCACCCTTCTGTGGATGTGGCCGTAAATATGCATGAACATCCAAAGATGGCTCATATTGATGCTACTCGACAGGCTCAAACTGATAGAGAACAATTCCTCGAGAAACTGAACAAACAATATGCCAAT CCCCTGCGATTCGAAAACCTTAACTTCAGCGAGTTTATGGTAGTCGATGAATGGCTGGAAGATGTCAAGAAAGCAGTGGACAAGAGAAGGATGGACCTCGTGGCCCCAGAGGTTTCAAGTTCAACTCCATGCCCAAGAGTTATTGATGCCTCCATCAGAAGCAAAACCGACGACAGATGTGACAATCCTCGTAAAGCAGAAGCTGGAAACGCGTAA
- the LOC104419299 gene encoding senescence-associated carboxylesterase 101 isoform X1 — protein sequence MDSVRAAKPLFSDGLNLANLVVSSDILCDSWAAISAQIDGNHQSQSPSSSETVKIQEFEHPEYKIIAFVTPLVAASHLQEEADLVPSSSLEASEFQFLCSQDSQSFAINKAAISLFNALRDSKLSPLKAQLLMQVAKSSKSIPHIITGGCLGGSIASLFTLWLLRTLDSATKNRPLCITFGSTLIGDDGFQQAISQYSTWNSCFLHVAHMDDCFPRLFLLSTAEQSLYRPFGTFLLCSDLGGACFEAPDTIIELLTLMSRERNGGTADSQIFNYKSVIESLEQRLICKNHSAFSVLDADSFQAGINVQVAAIGLMQIQLQNMDSDALWRKIVMPEKDILERKNQALDPAKALNKMKVYLAYFEWYKNKCEDDGQGPGYYDSFKNKMFKRDHEVVKFKTELEMYWKAVVEEAEKRPQFPGAPLRSRWLFAGTNYRRMVEPLHIAEYCKLGNRSYISKGRSKHFKLLEQWLDEHQKQPRNSVPNNSKIKKITSSLTEDSCFWAHAEEARITCRLLNSGGSNSAEIKNLVDFEKYVMGLLKSCAVTSDIFLESSSYMQWWREYEDMLSKRLMGTSHNSELTRYMKDGEYHCYK from the exons ATGGATTCTGTTCGAGCTGCTAAACCTCT ATTTAGCGACGGACTCAATTTGGCGAACTTGGTCGTGTCCTCCGATATTCTTTGCGATTCATGGGCTGCAATCTCTGCCCAGATTGACGGCAATCACCAAAGCCAAAGCCCATCATCTTCGGAAACCGTGAAGATCCAAGAATTCGAACACCCGGAATACAAAATCATTGCTTTCGTGACCCCATTAGTTGCTGCAAGTCATCTCCAAGAAGAGGCCGATTTGGTCCCTTCGTCTTCATTAGAGGCTTCTGAGTTTCAGTTTCTCTGCTCCCAGGACAGCCAGTCTTTTGCCATTAACAAAGCTGCGATTTCTCTGTTCAACGCTCTCCGGGATAGTAAGCTCTCCCCCCTGAAAGCTCAG CTTTTGATGCAGGTCGCAAAGTCGTCTAAGTCTATTCCGCACATTATAACTGGAGGTTGTTTGGGCGGATCCATTGCCTCTCTTTTCACGCTATGGCTCCTCCGCACACTCGATTCAGCCACCAAAAACCGTCCACTTTGCATCACATTCGGTTCAACCCTCATTGGGGACGATGGCTTCCAACAAGCCATATCTCAATATTCAACATGGAATTCTTGCTTCTTGCATGTGGCTCATATGGATGACTGTTTCCCCAGACTCTTTCTGCTGTCGACTGCAGAGCAGAGTCTATACAGGCCTTTTGGAACATTTCTTTTGTGTTCTGATTTGGGTGGTGCATGTTTTGAAGCCCCTGATACCATTATTGAGTTGCTCACCCTGATGAGCCGGGAAAGGAATGGTGGCACTGCAGattcccaaattttcaattataagaGCGTCATTGAATCTCTTGAACAGCGATTGATTTGCAAGAACCATTCTGCATTTAGCGTGCTTGATGCTGATTCATTTCAAGCTGGGATAAATGTGCAAGTTGCAGCAATTGGCCTTATGCAAATTCAG CTGCAGAATATGGATAGTGATGCTCTGTGGAGGAAGATAGTGATGCCTGAAAAAGACATCCTAGAACGAAAGAATCAAGCATTGGATCCTGCTAAGGCgttgaacaaaatgaaagtataCCTAGCTTATTTTGAATGGTATAAGAACAAATGTGAAGATGATGGCCAGGGTCCTGGTTACTATGACAGCTTCAAGAACAAAATGTTTAAGCGTGACCATGAAGTCGTTAAGTTCAAAACAGAGCTTGAGATGTACTGGAAAGCTGTGGTGGAAGAGGCCGAGAAGAGGCCTCAGTTTCCAGGAGCACCGCTGCGGAGCCGCTGGCTTTTTGCAGGGACGAATTACCGGAGGATGGTTGAGCCGCTCCACATAGCCGAGTACTGTAAATTGGGTAACAGAAGTTACATATCCAAGGGGAGATCAAAGCACTTCAAGCTATTGGAACAGTGGCTGGACGAACATCAGAAACAGCCCCGGAATAGTGTTCCTAACAATTCGAAAATTAAGAAGATCACGTCCAGCCTCACAGAGGATTCATGTTTCTGGGCCCATGCGGAGGAGGCACGGATAACATGCAGGTTGCTGAACAGCGGAGGATCGAACAGTGCAGAAATAAAGAACTTAGTCGACTTCGAGAAGTATGTCATGGGTTTGCTCAAGAGCTGTGCAGTTACTTCCgatattttcttggaaagcAGCAGTTACATGCAATGGTGGAGGGAGTATGAGGACATGTTGAGCAAGCGATTGATGGGAACTTCTCACAACTCGGAACTCACTCGTTACATGAAGGACGGAGAATATCACTGTTATAAATGA